In one Bacillus sp. Marseille-P3661 genomic region, the following are encoded:
- a CDS encoding DoxX family protein: MINTWLRENKIAAYLLTALRLYFGFAWLTAGWGKITGGFSAEGFLNGAIANPVVSHDVAVYPGYVSFLETFALPNVSLFNVLIPWGEFLVGLGLILGCLTTAATFFAVVMNFNFMLAGTISHNPTDVIMGVILLAAGYNAGRIGLDRWVIPFFRKLTGKQEVTAHKTA, encoded by the coding sequence ATGATTAACACATGGCTTAGAGAAAATAAAATTGCTGCTTATCTTTTAACCGCATTAAGACTTTATTTTGGATTCGCTTGGTTAACAGCTGGATGGGGCAAGATTACTGGCGGATTTAGTGCTGAAGGATTTTTAAATGGAGCAATTGCCAATCCGGTAGTATCACATGATGTAGCTGTTTATCCTGGATATGTATCATTCTTAGAAACTTTCGCATTACCAAATGTTAGTTTGTTCAACGTGTTAATTCCTTGGGGCGAATTTTTAGTTGGTTTAGGACTTATTCTAGGGTGTCTTACTACTGCTGCTACTTTCTTTGCTGTTGTAATGAATTTCAATTTCATGCTAGCTGGTACGATTTCTCACAATCCTACGGATGTAATTATGGGCGTTATTCTTCTAGCTGCTGGTTATAATGCTGGCCGTATCGGTTTAGACCGTTGGGTGATTCCTTTCTTCCGAAAATTAACTGGAAAGCAAGAAGTTACTGCTCATAAAACAGCTTAA
- a CDS encoding DoxX family protein, which translates to MLNTWLRENKIAAYLLTALRLYFGFAWLTAGWGKITGGFSAEGFLNGAIANPVVSHDVAVYPGYVSFLETFALPNVSLFNVLIPWGEFLVGLGLILGCLTTAAAFFAIVMNFNFMLAGTISHNPTDVIMGVILLAAGYNAGRYGLDRWVLPYFRKIFTKQDATAHKMA; encoded by the coding sequence ATGTTAAATACATGGCTTAGAGAAAATAAAATTGCTGCATATCTTTTAACCGCATTAAGACTTTATTTTGGATTTGCTTGGTTAACAGCTGGATGGGGCAAGATCACAGGCGGCTTTAGCGCTGAAGGCTTTTTAAATGGAGCGATTGCCAACCCGGTAGTATCACATGATGTAGCCGTTTATCCTGGATATGTTTCATTCTTAGAAACATTCGCATTACCGAATGTTAGCTTGTTCAACGTTTTAATTCCTTGGGGTGAATTCTTAGTTGGCTTGGGACTTATTCTAGGATGTCTTACTACTGCAGCTGCTTTCTTTGCAATTGTAATGAATTTCAATTTCATGCTAGCTGGTACAATTTCTCACAATCCTACTGATGTAATTATGGGTGTTATACTCTTAGCAGCTGGTTACAATGCTGGACGCTATGGTTTAGATCGTTGGGTTCTTCCATATTTCCGTAAAATATTTACTAAACAAGATGCTACTGCTCATAAAATGGCATAA
- the speD gene encoding adenosylmethionine decarboxylase — protein MNLTHKQIVELHGFNNLTKSLSFNMYDICYTRTTKEREAYLNYIDEVYNADRLTKILTHVTEIIGANILNVAKQDYIPQGASVTILVSEGPVDETPVEAFEESPGPIPGSVIAQLDKSHITVHTYPESHPDDGISTFRADVDVSTCGEISPLKALNYLIHSFETDVMTIDYKVRGFTRDVTGHKLFIDHDINSIQNYIPEEIQELYDMIDVNVYQENIFHTKCKLKQFDLNNYLFHHKKEELTAEEQAIITDRLKLEMDEIFYGKNIYDGVN, from the coding sequence ATGAACCTAACACATAAGCAAATTGTGGAACTACACGGATTTAATAATCTAACAAAATCATTAAGTTTTAATATGTATGATATTTGTTATACTAGAACAACCAAAGAACGTGAAGCATACTTAAATTACATAGACGAAGTATATAACGCAGATCGACTTACAAAGATCCTAACTCATGTAACAGAAATTATTGGGGCTAACATCCTGAATGTTGCCAAACAGGATTATATCCCTCAAGGGGCTAGTGTTACAATATTAGTTTCGGAAGGTCCTGTTGATGAAACTCCAGTTGAGGCCTTCGAAGAATCACCAGGTCCGATCCCAGGTTCAGTAATAGCACAACTCGACAAAAGCCATATAACCGTTCATACGTATCCAGAATCACATCCTGACGATGGAATTAGTACTTTTCGTGCAGATGTTGACGTTTCAACATGTGGGGAGATTTCTCCGTTAAAAGCGTTAAATTATTTAATTCATTCGTTTGAAACAGATGTTATGACCATTGATTATAAGGTGCGTGGTTTTACTCGAGATGTTACGGGTCATAAATTATTTATTGATCATGATATTAATTCCATTCAAAATTACATACCAGAAGAAATACAGGAACTATATGATATGATTGATGTCAATGTATATCAGGAAAATATATTTCATACTAAATGCAAATTAAAACAATTTGATTTAAACAACTATTTATTTCATCATAAAAAAGAAGAACTTACGGCTGAGGAACAAGCAATTATTACTGATAGACTTAAATTAGAAATGGATGAAATATTCTATGGAAAAAATATTTACGATGGAGTTAATTAA
- a CDS encoding YczE/YyaS/YitT family protein — protein MGKRIAIYLLGLSITALGIALIVLSMAGAGPWDIVAVGLNNHFGLTIGTWSIIAQTCVVLLTGIIEKKRPPFESVGAIIIRSLILDGWIYLVFNNVDFTSSLEFQWISFTIGVLASGLGIGIYVLAEFPKTPIDGLMVAVHKRFGYSLNVSRTIIEAAAVVLGYLLGGPVGIGTLIIALTLGKVIQVSNQGIKKVFCQPDLSLSKSS, from the coding sequence GTGGGAAAAAGAATTGCTATCTATTTACTAGGATTATCAATCACAGCACTTGGTATAGCGTTGATAGTTCTGTCGATGGCAGGTGCGGGGCCTTGGGATATTGTTGCGGTAGGTTTGAATAACCACTTTGGGTTAACAATTGGAACATGGAGTATTATTGCTCAAACATGTGTTGTACTTTTAACAGGCATTATTGAAAAGAAAAGGCCACCGTTTGAATCAGTAGGAGCAATCATAATTCGTAGCTTAATTTTGGATGGCTGGATTTACTTGGTTTTTAACAATGTAGATTTTACTTCGTCACTAGAGTTTCAATGGATTAGTTTTACAATTGGGGTGCTTGCAAGTGGTTTAGGGATTGGTATATATGTTTTGGCAGAATTTCCAAAGACACCAATCGATGGTTTAATGGTTGCTGTGCATAAACGATTTGGTTATAGTTTAAATGTTTCTAGAACAATAATTGAGGCTGCTGCAGTTGTCCTAGGTTATCTTCTTGGAGGACCTGTAGGAATAGGAACCCTTATTATCGCATTAACTTTAGGTAAAGTTATTCAAGTTTCTAACCAGGGAATCAAAAAAGTATTTTGCCAACCAGATTTAAGTTTGTCTAAATCGTCTTAA
- a CDS encoding glycine/sarcosine/betaine reductase selenoprotein B family protein encodes MELSRKAIPYTPNEKPLHEMTIMIVSTAGVHMKDQEPYNTDPAEGDASFRVIPGDVSSADLTITHAAPKEHYDTDEPKKDINCVFPIDRLREMVDDGDLGGLAEKHLTMMGYSMRLNKINNETIPALVKEVVRSKADAVLLTAG; translated from the coding sequence ATGGAGCTTTCTCGCAAAGCGATTCCTTATACACCGAATGAGAAACCACTACACGAAATGACGATCATGATTGTATCTACAGCAGGTGTTCATATGAAAGATCAGGAACCATATAATACGGATCCAGCAGAAGGCGATGCAAGTTTTCGTGTGATTCCTGGAGATGTATCTTCAGCTGATTTAACTATTACACACGCGGCCCCAAAAGAACATTATGACACCGATGAACCTAAAAAGGACATTAATTGTGTATTTCCAATAGATCGTTTGAGAGAAATGGTTGATGATGGTGATTTAGGAGGATTAGCCGAAAAGCATCTGACAATGATGGGTTATTCCATGCGGTTAAATAAAATTAATAATGAGACAATTCCAGCTCTTGTAAAAGAAGTTGTCCGCTCAAAAGCAGATGCAGTCTTACTTACTGCTGGCTGA
- a CDS encoding redoxin domain-containing protein, with protein sequence MPQGATETNTLKVGDKAPDFTLKAHGDRTVKLSDFHGQKNVFISFYPLDWTPVUGAQMPSYEDDLPRFEEYDTQVLGISVDSVPSHEAWQKSVGGISYPLCSDFYPHGQVAESYGVLRNNPDEPAYGASERALFIIDKEGIVRFIDVHPIAKQPDNEELFDVLRKL encoded by the coding sequence ATGCCACAAGGGGCTACGGAAACAAATACCCTAAAAGTTGGAGATAAAGCACCTGACTTTACTCTTAAGGCACATGGTGATCGTACTGTGAAACTAAGTGATTTCCATGGACAAAAAAATGTTTTTATTTCATTCTATCCTTTAGATTGGACACCTGTCTGAGGCGCGCAAATGCCTTCATACGAGGATGATCTTCCTCGTTTTGAAGAGTATGATACTCAGGTTCTGGGTATAAGCGTTGATAGTGTGCCAAGTCATGAAGCATGGCAAAAATCAGTAGGTGGAATTTCATATCCACTATGCTCCGATTTTTACCCACATGGACAAGTTGCTGAAAGTTATGGAGTTCTTCGGAATAATCCAGATGAACCTGCATATGGGGCATCAGAACGTGCATTATTTATTATTGATAAGGAAGGTATCGTTCGTTTTATTGACGTCCATCCAATCGCGAAACAGCCGGATAACGAAGAGTTATTTGATGTATTACGCAAGTTATAA
- a CDS encoding PstS family phosphate ABC transporter substrate-binding protein: MEPGLGFKLVMSIILIACLSFLGFFGAIFTSLMGGVKFYTPLVILVTIAIIIALILKIFNLIKSRLLAIGVVSFFSLCFVVIIGYEMYQSYYDSLDILKNQEVDLYEYRPFAKDSKVVSLEEPSALKIKNHLPKIDGATALYPLYAAFAQATYPEKEYDVYFSEVMSNRTGVAYKNLMNGEVDIIFALGPSQRQIDYADQLGVELELTPIGKEAFVFFVNSRNPIEGLTVKQIQGIYSGKVENWREVGGKNDSIRAFQRPDDSGSQTALESLMGEVPIMEAPTEDIVSGMGGIIAQTAKYRNYKNALGYTFRFFSTEMVKNGDIRHLKIDGIYPDKENIRNGLYPLSTEFYAITAGSTNPHLDDLINWILSEQGQMLVEKTGYIPIKEIK, translated from the coding sequence GTGGAACCAGGCCTAGGGTTTAAATTGGTGATGTCAATTATTCTTATTGCTTGTTTATCGTTTTTAGGATTTTTTGGTGCTATATTTACTTCTCTTATGGGCGGAGTTAAATTCTATACACCACTAGTTATATTAGTAACCATCGCCATTATTATTGCTTTAATATTAAAAATATTTAATCTGATAAAATCGAGGCTATTGGCTATTGGGGTAGTTAGTTTTTTCTCGCTTTGTTTTGTTGTTATTATTGGGTATGAAATGTATCAAAGTTACTATGATAGCCTGGATATTTTGAAAAATCAGGAAGTAGATTTATATGAATACCGTCCATTTGCAAAAGACTCAAAGGTAGTTTCTTTAGAGGAACCCTCAGCTCTGAAAATTAAAAATCATTTACCGAAGATAGATGGTGCAACAGCACTTTATCCACTTTATGCAGCATTTGCACAAGCGACATATCCTGAAAAGGAATATGACGTATACTTTAGTGAAGTTATGTCGAATAGAACTGGTGTGGCATATAAAAATTTAATGAATGGAGAGGTAGATATTATTTTTGCTCTCGGACCCTCGCAACGACAAATCGATTATGCAGACCAACTAGGCGTAGAACTAGAACTAACTCCAATTGGCAAAGAAGCTTTTGTATTTTTTGTGAATTCAAGAAACCCAATTGAAGGACTTACAGTTAAACAAATTCAGGGTATTTATTCAGGTAAGGTGGAGAATTGGAGAGAAGTTGGTGGGAAAAATGATTCAATCAGGGCATTCCAGCGTCCTGATGATAGTGGAAGTCAAACAGCATTAGAAAGTTTAATGGGTGAGGTCCCAATCATGGAGGCACCTACCGAGGATATCGTTTCTGGCATGGGAGGAATCATCGCTCAAACAGCTAAATACCGAAACTATAAAAATGCATTAGGATATACTTTTCGATTTTTCTCAACTGAAATGGTCAAGAATGGGGACATTCGTCATTTGAAAATTGATGGAATTTACCCGGATAAAGAAAATATACGTAATGGTCTATACCCTTTATCAACTGAATTTTATGCCATTACCGCTGGCAGCACCAATCCTCATTTAGATGATTTGATAAATTGGATTCTTTCTGAGCAGGGGCAGATGCTTGTAGAAAAAACAGGATATATTCCTATAAAAGAGATTAAATAA
- a CDS encoding antibiotic biosynthesis monooxygenase has product MFVQMKKTVVTEGHAEQVVQRLSKEGLIEKQEGFIDATVMVKKVNRGDEEVVVLISWESEEYWKKWEKSDAHIAGHKAKLGQPKPDYFISSESGRYEVKAIKKPMIEPNK; this is encoded by the coding sequence ATGTTTGTGCAAATGAAAAAAACGGTCGTTACAGAAGGTCATGCAGAACAAGTTGTCCAACGCTTAAGTAAAGAAGGATTGATTGAAAAGCAAGAAGGTTTTATTGATGCAACGGTTATGGTGAAAAAAGTAAATCGTGGCGATGAAGAAGTTGTTGTATTGATTAGTTGGGAATCAGAAGAATATTGGAAAAAGTGGGAAAAAAGTGATGCGCATATTGCAGGACATAAAGCGAAGCTTGGTCAACCGAAACCAGATTATTTTATTAGCTCTGAAAGTGGCAGATATGAAGTGAAAGCTATAAAAAAACCGATGATTGAACCAAATAAATAA
- a CDS encoding helix-turn-helix domain-containing protein, producing the protein MNKEEIINILSDKIKLVRTESNYTQERMAEILGISKKTLVQIEKGRVKANWTCVVALCALFRESSIIHSVLGDSPLEVIETVAHNSFSITKEKTFGGRVWWREIERQGVYRVQQNLLSNHYRILDKDNYRWYSSFDLQETISRLDELCKEKWE; encoded by the coding sequence GTGAACAAGGAAGAAATAATCAATATACTCTCAGATAAAATCAAATTAGTCCGGACTGAAAGTAACTACACACAAGAAAGAATGGCAGAAATACTAGGCATTTCTAAAAAGACTCTAGTTCAAATTGAAAAAGGGCGAGTTAAGGCGAACTGGACATGTGTAGTGGCTTTATGTGCATTATTCCGTGAAAGCTCAATTATTCATTCTGTGCTTGGAGATTCACCTCTTGAGGTAATCGAAACAGTAGCACATAATTCCTTCTCGATAACAAAAGAAAAAACATTTGGTGGTCGGGTATGGTGGCGAGAAATAGAAAGGCAAGGGGTTTATCGAGTCCAGCAAAATCTACTAAGTAATCATTATCGCATTCTTGATAAAGATAATTATCGTTGGTATAGTTCTTTTGATTTACAGGAGACAATTAGTAGACTAGATGAGCTGTGCAAGGAAAAATGGGAATAG
- a CDS encoding DoxX family protein — translation MKRIEVGLLVIRLVVGITFLLHGLAKFQNGLVNTSIYFESLGLPGILAYVVSYIELVGGAAMILGVGTQLVSVLFAFVMIGAIFTVKLSAGFMGNSTATGYEFNLLLLAVSVLLAINGSKLFSIDQLLFRDKEKTIHG, via the coding sequence GTGAAAAGAATTGAAGTAGGATTACTAGTAATAAGGCTTGTAGTTGGAATTACATTTTTACTTCATGGTTTGGCTAAATTTCAAAACGGCCTGGTAAATACATCTATCTATTTTGAAAGTCTAGGTTTACCAGGCATCCTTGCTTATGTAGTATCCTACATCGAGTTAGTTGGCGGAGCCGCAATGATTTTAGGGGTTGGAACACAACTTGTATCTGTATTATTTGCCTTCGTGATGATCGGTGCTATTTTTACTGTTAAGTTATCTGCGGGCTTCATGGGGAATAGTACAGCTACAGGTTATGAATTTAACTTATTGTTATTAGCTGTATCTGTTTTACTGGCTATCAATGGTAGTAAACTTTTCTCGATTGACCAGCTACTTTTTCGGGATAAAGAAAAGACTATACATGGGTAA
- a CDS encoding GlcG/HbpS family heme-binding protein encodes MEVYQTKPVLTQGIVLKMIEGASKKAQELNIAVNIAIKDNGGNLQGFLRMDNAPLLSGEIARNKAYSSAAFGKATGDWYPSIENNPALLHGIVHTNRLTIFGGGLPIYINGQLAGGIGVSGGTADEDVIVAESGIEVLEQYLKIEK; translated from the coding sequence ATGGAAGTTTATCAAACAAAACCAGTTCTAACACAAGGTATTGTGTTGAAAATGATTGAGGGAGCTAGTAAAAAAGCACAGGAACTTAATATTGCAGTAAACATTGCGATTAAGGATAATGGTGGAAATCTTCAAGGCTTTCTCCGCATGGATAATGCACCATTACTCAGCGGTGAGATTGCAAGGAATAAAGCATATTCTTCAGCTGCTTTCGGTAAAGCTACAGGTGATTGGTATCCGTCTATTGAAAATAACCCTGCCTTGTTACATGGTATTGTTCATACGAACAGACTCACAATATTTGGTGGTGGATTACCCATCTATATAAATGGGCAGCTTGCTGGTGGCATAGGTGTATCAGGTGGGACAGCTGATGAAGATGTAATAGTGGCTGAGAGTGGTATAGAAGTTTTAGAACAATATTTAAAAATTGAAAAATAA
- a CDS encoding 2Fe-2S iron-sulfur cluster-binding protein, translating to MVFIVTSRDAQNETQFQCKDDQTLLDAAKLHGLHIPYACKGGGCGMCKIIIEDGHYERGASSKAVLPDEERLLNYSLACKTYPRSDLKIRI from the coding sequence ATGGTGTTTATTGTTACAAGCCGAGACGCTCAAAATGAAACGCAATTTCAATGCAAAGATGACCAAACACTTTTAGATGCTGCAAAACTCCACGGTCTGCATATTCCATATGCATGCAAAGGTGGAGGATGTGGCATGTGTAAAATAATAATTGAAGATGGTCACTACGAGAGAGGTGCGAGCTCTAAGGCTGTTCTTCCGGATGAAGAACGACTATTAAATTATTCTTTAGCTTGTAAAACTTACCCTCGCAGTGATTTGAAAATTCGGATCTAA
- a CDS encoding catechol 2,3-dioxygenase: MSIIRIGRVELRVLELEKSVDYYTNIIGLEEVAREKGKVYLKAWDEFDHHSVILQEAESAGIDHLAFKVENVDDLAKYETNAEMFGCTVKRVSKGTRIGEGEAVRIEIPTGHQVELYHDIVQLGTKVGTLNPKPWPFDTKGIAPHRFDHCLLTGDDVKTVTRFFTEALDLHQSERIMTVDGEDMVGSFMHARNGKAHDLAFVKGPDKKLHHAAFFVDNWYDVLRAADRLSAYEVPIEVTPTRHGITRGETIYFFDPSGNRNEAFAGGYIAYHDSPTITWTEDKIGTGIFYHRRELIESFGKALT; this comes from the coding sequence ATGAGTATTATTCGCATTGGTAGAGTAGAGCTACGTGTATTGGAATTAGAGAAGTCTGTTGATTATTACACAAATATTATTGGTTTAGAAGAAGTTGCTAGAGAAAAAGGTAAAGTCTATCTAAAGGCTTGGGATGAATTTGATCATCATAGCGTAATTCTTCAAGAAGCGGAATCGGCAGGTATTGATCACCTTGCGTTCAAAGTAGAAAATGTCGATGATCTAGCAAAATATGAAACAAATGCTGAAATGTTTGGCTGTACAGTTAAGCGAGTATCAAAAGGAACGCGCATTGGGGAAGGTGAAGCGGTACGCATTGAAATTCCAACAGGTCACCAGGTGGAACTTTATCATGATATTGTACAGCTTGGTACGAAGGTAGGAACATTAAATCCTAAACCTTGGCCTTTTGATACTAAAGGAATTGCGCCGCACCGATTCGATCATTGCTTATTAACTGGCGATGATGTGAAAACGGTTACGAGGTTCTTCACTGAAGCATTGGACCTTCACCAAAGTGAGCGCATTATGACAGTTGATGGGGAAGATATGGTTGGAAGTTTCATGCATGCTCGCAATGGGAAAGCGCATGATTTAGCGTTTGTAAAAGGTCCAGATAAAAAACTTCATCATGCTGCCTTCTTTGTAGATAACTGGTATGACGTATTAAGAGCGGCTGACCGCCTAAGTGCGTATGAAGTACCAATTGAAGTAACACCTACTAGACATGGTATTACACGCGGTGAAACGATTTATTTCTTTGATCCTTCTGGAAACCGTAATGAGGCATTTGCCGGTGGATATATTGCGTACCATGATTCACCAACGATTACATGGACTGAGGACAAGATCGGGACTGGGATTTTTTACCACCGTAGAGAGCTAATTGAATCATTCGGTAAAGCGCTGACATAA
- a CDS encoding amidohydrolase, whose protein sequence is MTSKDRQIFFNGKIFTANPNHPYASAMLICDGVIEKVADEKEMMDYDGDRINLQGRRVLPGLIDAHLHPLWLAKATKQVACTPPLVRSIEDMIQELRKQRIGQAPNNWIEGWGYDEGKLTDQRAPTRWDLDKVSQETPVVVTRTCTHIISVNSAALNLAGITESTENPPGGQIDKDLNGKPTGILRESARYLVLDIMPELSIEDSAALLAELSPNLLKHGITAITDLMCLREPIDYLELYKQARNQGLKQRAVLYYIWDEIKKHPNLDKNTTCKEKAVHIGGIKLFADGSVSGRTAWVSESFKGNDKGYGIATTSKEELVAAAQAAEQNAIQLVVHAMGDKAIDLIIDTFYDKKGWLTDLPSIRIEHAAMPTKETIRRAAKTNIAFVPQPIFIFAEIESYINNLGVDRTIQTYPFRSMLDAGIKVAFSSDAPATAWSDPANPFIAIKSAVTRTAYDGTDTGHEQRIDVHTAITLYTRLAQEITGIPKIGQLKEGYHADFIVLDRDIFNVNMEEIDRVIVDETYMGGTLVYRRNR, encoded by the coding sequence ATGACTAGTAAAGACAGACAAATTTTCTTTAATGGAAAAATATTTACCGCTAATCCAAACCATCCCTATGCAAGTGCAATGTTGATTTGTGATGGAGTGATAGAAAAAGTTGCTGATGAAAAAGAGATGATGGACTATGATGGTGACAGAATAAATCTTCAAGGCCGCCGCGTTTTACCAGGTTTAATAGATGCCCATCTTCATCCATTATGGTTAGCTAAAGCAACTAAACAAGTAGCTTGTACCCCACCCCTTGTAAGATCTATTGAAGATATGATTCAAGAGCTTCGTAAGCAACGAATCGGACAAGCTCCAAATAATTGGATTGAAGGCTGGGGATATGATGAGGGGAAATTGACTGATCAGCGTGCCCCTACTCGGTGGGACTTAGATAAAGTTTCTCAGGAAACACCAGTTGTGGTTACTAGAACATGTACCCATATAATTTCAGTAAATAGTGCGGCTTTAAACTTGGCTGGAATTACGGAATCCACAGAAAACCCACCAGGAGGGCAAATTGATAAAGACCTAAATGGCAAACCAACAGGTATTTTACGAGAAAGTGCAAGGTATCTAGTACTAGATATAATGCCGGAGCTGTCTATAGAGGATAGTGCGGCTCTTCTAGCAGAATTAAGCCCAAATCTACTAAAGCATGGAATAACAGCTATTACTGATCTAATGTGCTTAAGGGAACCTATCGATTACCTGGAATTATATAAGCAAGCGCGTAACCAAGGGCTTAAACAAAGAGCAGTATTATACTATATATGGGATGAAATAAAAAAACACCCTAACCTAGATAAAAATACAACATGTAAAGAAAAAGCGGTTCACATTGGAGGTATTAAATTATTTGCTGACGGTAGTGTTTCAGGTAGAACTGCATGGGTTAGCGAGTCTTTTAAAGGAAATGACAAGGGTTATGGTATTGCAACTACATCTAAGGAAGAACTAGTAGCTGCTGCTCAGGCTGCCGAGCAAAATGCCATACAATTAGTTGTACATGCAATGGGAGATAAAGCAATTGACTTAATTATTGATACCTTTTATGACAAAAAAGGCTGGTTGACTGATTTACCTTCTATCAGAATAGAGCATGCGGCAATGCCGACAAAAGAAACAATTAGACGTGCAGCAAAGACTAATATCGCATTTGTTCCACAACCGATATTTATATTTGCAGAAATTGAAAGTTATATTAACAACTTAGGGGTAGATAGAACAATTCAGACTTATCCATTTCGCTCAATGTTAGATGCAGGTATTAAGGTTGCCTTCTCATCTGATGCTCCTGCTACAGCTTGGAGTGATCCGGCCAATCCATTTATTGCTATTAAATCTGCTGTAACTCGGACTGCATATGATGGAACAGATACCGGCCATGAACAACGTATAGATGTTCATACCGCGATAACACTATATACTCGTTTAGCACAAGAAATAACGGGGATTCCTAAGATTGGCCAATTAAAAGAGGGGTATCACGCCGATTTTATAGTTCTCGATCGTGATATTTTCAATGTAAACATGGAGGAAATAGATCGAGTTATAGTAGATGAAACTTATATGGGAGGAACACTTGTTTATCGAAGAAACCGATAG